A window of the Gossypium hirsutum isolate 1008001.06 chromosome A03, Gossypium_hirsutum_v2.1, whole genome shotgun sequence genome harbors these coding sequences:
- the LOC107887938 gene encoding 40S ribosomal protein S15a-5-like, which translates to IDVVIMHVISFFLNIMKYRGYIKNFEVHDPHRVSRITVDLQGRVNDCRALTYRQDFKAKDIEKYKTLKLPTRQWGYVVISTPDGVLDHEEAIQRNVGGQVLGYFH; encoded by the exons ATTGATGTTGTGATAATGCACGTCATATCTTTCTTTCTCAATATCATGAAATATCGAG GATACATAAAGAACTTCGAAGTTCATGATCCACATAGAGTGAGCAGGATAACAGTTGACCTGCAAGGAAGGGTAAACGATTGTCGGGCACTCACTTACAGGCAGGACTTCAAAGCAAAGGATATCGAAAAATACAAAACACTTAAACTTCCAACTCGTCAG TGGGGTTATGTTGTGATTTCAACTCCGGATGGTGTTTTGGATCATGAAGAAGCCATTCAAAGGAATGTAGGTGGGCAGGTTCTGGGTTATTTTCATTAG